The Pan paniscus chromosome 12, NHGRI_mPanPan1-v2.0_pri, whole genome shotgun sequence genome window below encodes:
- the PPP3R1 gene encoding calcineurin subunit B type 1 isoform X2, protein MGNEASYPLEMCSHFDADEIKRLGKRFKKLDLDNSGSLSVEEFMSLPELQQNPLVQRVIDIFDTDGNGEVDFKEFIEGVSQFSVKGDKEQKLRFAFRIYDMDKDGYISNGELFQVLKMMVGNNLKDTQLQQIVDKTIINADKDGDGRISFEEFCAVVGGLDIHKKMVVDV, encoded by the exons ttGATGCGGATGAAATTAAAAGGCTAGGAAAGAGATTTAAGAAGCTTGATTTGGACAATTCTGGTTCTTTGAGTGTGGAAGAGTTCATGTCTCTGCCTGAGTTACAACAGAATCCTTTAGTACAGCGAGTAATAGATATATTCGACACAGATGGGAATGGAGAAGTAGACTTTAAAG AATTCATTGAGGGCGTCTCTCAGTTCAGTGTCAAAGGAGATAAGGAGCAGAAATTGAGGT TTGCTTTCCGTATCTATGACATGGATAAAGATGGCTATATTTCCAATGGGGAACTCTTCCAGGTATTGAAGATGATGGTGGGGAACAATCTGAAAGATACACAGTTACAGCAAATTGTAGACAAAACCATAATAAATGCAGATAAGGATGGAGATGGAAGAATATCCTTTGAAGAATTCTGTGCT GTTGTAGGTGGCCTAGATATCCACAAAAagatggtggtagatgtgtgA